The Pseudopipra pipra isolate bDixPip1 chromosome 6, bDixPip1.hap1, whole genome shotgun sequence genome includes a region encoding these proteins:
- the LOC135416554 gene encoding basic salivary proline-rich protein 3-like: MQSDSSSCLPKRKNPDLGKPPRRSRRVFHASLLPAAAQALRGVRRGPGTGRAARERGGFPTERTPRAGPATVPHIHGNSQIPEHHLRLGGFTRGLPGSRGDRQRPRSDGAAPVAGPGHRPLRGTRRRPPVPGQGYSPALPTAGPGPGCEPRSPLPVLPQPRGHAPAGAPTPRSRLPVVGGTAPHRRRGGPQSPPPPAPVTPNPAAPPHPGDPAVPGARRLRRGRAPLTPPDPPRSPLTPPPNPPRAPRPPPLALTAGSARAPRRAAPGRREGRGGGRGPLGSAARPARQPPVPDLLSAWLATRRRTTNLLSSQWHPPPAPRRTRPPANGRAAPRPPGPMGGRGDGSARPPEQGPIPERPRSSGQWGGRTGNAGPAPRRAAGGGA; the protein is encoded by the coding sequence atgcaaagcgattcttcctcctgcctccccaaGCGCAAAAATCCCGATCTCGGGAAGCCGCCTCGACGCTCCCGGCGTGTGTTCCACGCATCCCTTCTCCCCGCGGCAGCCCAGGCGCTCAGAGGTGTCAGACGCGGCCCCGGCACCGGGAGGGCTGCCCGGGAACGGGGCGGGTTCCCCACGGAGCGAACCCCTCGGGCGGGACCGGCCACCGTGCCACACATCCACGGGAATTCCCAAATTCCCGAGCACCACCTTCGCTTGGGGGGCTTCACGCGGGGCCTCCCCGGATCCCGGGGTGACCGGCAGAGACCCCGCTCGGACGGGGCCGCTCCggtggcggggccggggcacCGACCCCTCCGTGGgacccgccgccgcccccccgtCCCGGGGCAGGGGTACAGCCCGGCTCTGCCCACGGCGGGGCCCGGGCCCGGCTGCGAGCCCCGTTCCCCCCTCCCGGTGCTGCCACAGCCGCGGGGCCACGCACCGGCCGGGGCTCCCACGCCGCGGTCCCGGCTCCCGGTGGTAGGGGGCACAGCGCCGCACCGCCGCCGGGGGGGTCCTCAGAGCCCCCCACCTCCCGCTCCGGTTACCCCCAATCCCGCCGCTCCCCCCCATCCCGGCGATCCCGCTGTTCCCGGGGCGCGGCGGCTCCGCCGGGGCCGCGCTCCCCTCACaccccccgaccccccccgctcccccctcacgcccccccccaaccctccccgcgccccccgcccgccgcccctcGCGCTCACCGCGGGCTCCGCGCGCGCCCCacgccgcgccgcgcccggcCGAAgggaggggcggggcgggggtcgcGGCCCCCTCGGCAGCGCCGCGCGCCCGGCTCGGCAGCCCCCCGTCCCTGACCTACTTTCCGCCTGGCTTGCCACCCGACGGCGCACCACTAACCTACTTTCCAGCCAATGGCaccctcccccggccccgcgccggaCGCGCCCGCCCGCCAACGGGAGAgcggcgccgcgcccgcccgggccAATGGGCGGCCGGGGAGACGGCAGCGCCCGCCCCCCCGAGCAGGGGCCAATCCCCGAGCGGCCCCGCTCCAGTGGCCAATGGGGAGGGCGGACTGGCAACGCTGGCCCCGCCCCACGGCGCGCGGCGGGAGGGGGGGCGTGA